The DNA window ATAAATGAAGAATATTtctgaaaaaattataaaaaaaatatttaatcgaCCCGTACTTCATGACACTaatcaatgtatatatatgtaatatcaaATATTATGCTCAAATTATACTATTTTAGCCCGATGTTTGAACTGTAAATTGCATTAGAGAAATGTCCAAACTCTGATAAATAACAATATTTACTGGCAGCAGGTTAAGGTACAATAAAACCATATTCCGAATTCAAAGTGTGTTGCTCTTCAGAAGAATTAAGTGGCTCTTAAAAGAGCCGTTTTGATGGAGCTCGAGTGAATCTACTAGAGCATCTTTACTTGGAGCTGGTGTACTTGGTGACGGCCTTGGTGCCCTCAGACACGGCGTGCTTGGCCAGCTCACCCGGCAGCAGGAGGCGGACGGCGGTCTGGATCTCCCTGGAAGAGATGGTGGATCTCTTGTTGTAGTGAGCCAGACGAGACGCCTCGGAGGCGATGCGCTCGAAGATGTCGTTGACGAAGGAGTTCATGATGCTCATGGCCTTGGACGAGATGCCGGTGTCGGGGTGGACCTGTTTCAGGACCTTGTACACGTAGATGGCGTAGCTCTCCTTCCTTGTCTTTCTGCGCTTGCCTTTGCCTTTTCCGGCAGCCTTGGTGACGGCTTTCTTGGAGCCCTTCTTGGGCGCGGACTTGGCTGGCTCAGGCATCGTACTGTTGACCGTATGTCTCTTGGAGATATTTCCTGTGGACTGATGGCGAGGCAGCGCTGTAAATAACCAGTTTTATGTAAATTTACTATGCACCAACGCTTTCTTTTGATTGGCTGACATTACTAATGACGATGCCATACCTCCTTTTCTCTATTGGAAGAAAATAACAAAGTATAAATAAGCGTTTTCTGACGTAGAACCGTCCTTAAAATTGTTTATTCGGTTTTGGAAGAATTTCAGAAAATACTATCAACACTTCTGACATATTTTtgacacatttgtaaaaaaaactaggCTGTAATGTTTATTAGTGTTTCATGAAAAAGCAGCATAACATATTTTGTGCTATAGTTTTTTGCTGTGTGTGATCTTTGTCTGAATACTACATCTAATCTTCAAGATAAAAAAGAATACACTAGAAGATTCAGCAGTATTTTTGTTATTCAGAAtagcatatatattatatatatattttttaaatgtacatcTTTACAATGGCTTACTTTTTATACTTGTATATACAGTTTATTCTTATGTATTTTTTGTATAGTTTTCCGTATTAGCAAACCCCTTGAAATATAGTGATGTCACTGTCAAAGTGATGTGAAACCACCTTAAggaatatttacaaaaatgatCAATACGTCAAAAATAATTCCAATAAATAAGAGTAATATTGGtatatcagtaaaaaaaaaaaaaaaaaaaaaaaaaaaaaaaaacattctggtgCACGTAACTGCTGTGTTAAtcgttttttaaactggaaaaatgtttttttttaaataaccttAATAGTCCTTATAGAATGTTTACCATTGAAACTTTAGCTACATTAAACTGTTTCAGAATAATTCAATAAATCAACAGATTTTCCTTAAACCTCAGTAAAActcaaataatgctatttggtaaaatTTGGTAGAAAAGACCATCATACAAAAATAGAAATAGACAGAGTAGACactgaaagggtaaaataaactGGATGTTTTGGGAgcaataatagatgataaaatgtaTTGGAAATCTCATAAAACAATTGCCATTATAAGGTGGAaggaaacatttcaataatgaacaaaTCAAAATATGTCCTGGCTTGAAAATGCCTTCATATTCTCttctgctcactagtgttacatatctgagtgtTTGTGGAGAAAtatgggaaacaactacaaaagtacatTTCATTCACCGAAAAGAATAATTAGactgatacataatgttggatatagaaaacataaaaaccctttatttattgagtcaaaaatattgaagTTCAATGAtatggtaaaattgcaaacagctaaaatgatgcacaaagcaaattataacctgctacccaagaatgtacaacaattcttctcaactaaacaggagcaatataatcttagaggaaaatctaattcaaaacatgtgtatgctcgtacaacactaaaAACCTGTAGCATATCagt is part of the Nerophis ophidion isolate RoL-2023_Sa linkage group LG08, RoL_Noph_v1.0, whole genome shotgun sequence genome and encodes:
- the LOC133557374 gene encoding histone H2B 1/2-like, encoding MPEPAKSAPKKGSKKAVTKAAGKGKGKRRKTRKESYAIYVYKVLKQVHPDTGISSKAMSIMNSFVNDIFERIASEASRLAHYNKRSTISSREIQTAVRLLLPGELAKHAVSEGTKAVTKYTSSK